One stretch of Thermoproteota archaeon DNA includes these proteins:
- the fsa gene encoding fructose-6-phosphate aldolase has protein sequence MKIFLDTANLESIRKYNDMGLLDGITTNPSLLSKEGGDPKKAMDEITRIIKGDVSLEVVSTDFQGMMDEGHKLRKYGDNVVVKCPMTADGLKACKSLTNEGIPVNVTLIFSSNQAVLAAKAGAKYVSPFIGRLDDIGHNGMNLIREIKEIFKNYSFKTEILVASVRHPLHVVEAAKIGADVVTLPPDVLGKMLKHPLTDIGLKNFLADWEKLKNTNQNISI, from the coding sequence ATGAAAATTTTTCTGGATACTGCAAATTTAGAATCAATTCGTAAATATAATGACATGGGACTATTGGATGGCATTACTACCAATCCTAGCTTGTTATCCAAGGAAGGTGGAGATCCTAAAAAAGCAATGGATGAGATTACTAGAATAATCAAAGGTGATGTCTCTCTTGAAGTTGTTAGTACAGATTTTCAAGGAATGATGGATGAGGGACATAAACTAAGAAAGTACGGTGACAATGTTGTTGTAAAATGCCCAATGACTGCTGATGGACTAAAAGCCTGCAAGTCATTAACAAATGAAGGAATACCTGTTAATGTAACTTTGATATTTTCTTCCAATCAAGCAGTTTTAGCTGCAAAAGCTGGTGCAAAATATGTTAGTCCATTTATTGGAAGATTAGATGATATTGGTCATAATGGCATGAACTTGATCAGAGAAATAAAAGAGATTTTTAAAAACTACTCTTTTAAAACTGAAATTCTTGTTGCAAGTGTGAGACATCCTCTTCATGTTGTTGAAGCTGCCAAAATAGGTGCAGATGTTGTAACCTTACCTCCTGATGTATTGGGTAAAATGCTAAAGCATCCTCTTACAGATATTGGCTTGAAAAATTTTCTAGCAGATTGGGAAAAATTAAAGAACACAAATCAAAATATTAGTATCTAG
- a CDS encoding transketolase family protein, which produces MTDMRTEYGKTIIEIGKTNPNVVVLGADTTDSLKTADFGKEFPNRFFNVGIAEANLVSVAAGLAISGKISFASTYAIFVPGRAVDQIRNAIAYPTRGDKKGLNVKLVVSHGGLSVGADGGSHQQIEDIAIMRVIPNMRVFIPADTIAVSNLTRIMSQQYGPFYMRLARSKTPVVHSESQEFQIGKGITLRDGSDCTIAACGITVKMALEAAEKLQHDGISCRVLDLFSIKPIDADLLEKAARETGSIVTCEEHNIFGGLGSAVSEVVSERYPVKIKRIGAQDKFGESCRDEEIPLLLEKHGITSFNIANTVKEIRRNK; this is translated from the coding sequence ATGACTGACATGCGTACTGAATATGGTAAGACAATTATCGAAATTGGCAAAACTAACCCTAATGTTGTCGTGTTAGGTGCTGACACAACTGATTCTTTGAAAACTGCAGATTTTGGCAAAGAATTTCCAAATAGATTTTTTAATGTTGGAATAGCTGAGGCAAATTTAGTTTCAGTTGCTGCTGGACTTGCAATCTCTGGAAAAATCTCCTTTGCAAGTACATATGCAATTTTTGTTCCTGGTAGAGCTGTTGATCAAATTCGTAATGCTATTGCATATCCTACACGTGGGGACAAAAAAGGACTAAATGTGAAACTAGTCGTTTCACATGGGGGACTTTCGGTAGGCGCTGACGGAGGCTCTCATCAACAAATAGAAGACATCGCAATTATGCGAGTTATTCCTAACATGCGTGTATTCATTCCTGCTGATACCATTGCTGTTTCAAATCTTACACGAATTATGTCTCAACAGTATGGTCCATTCTATATGCGACTAGCTCGCTCAAAAACTCCTGTTGTTCATTCAGAGTCTCAAGAATTTCAAATTGGTAAGGGAATTACTTTACGTGATGGCTCTGATTGTACTATTGCAGCTTGTGGAATCACAGTAAAAATGGCATTAGAAGCAGCTGAAAAACTCCAACATGATGGTATTTCATGTAGAGTTTTGGATCTCTTCTCGATAAAACCTATTGATGCTGATTTACTAGAAAAGGCAGCAAGGGAAACCGGCTCAATTGTTACTTGTGAAGAGCATAATATTTTTGGTGGTTTAGGTTCAGCAGTATCCGAAGTTGTTTCAGAAAGATATCCTGTTAAAATCAAAAGAATTGGTGCACAAGACAAATTTGGAGAATCATGTAGAGATGAAGAAATACCACTATTATTAGAGAAACATGGCATCACATCTTTTAATATAGCAAATACTGTCAAAGAAATCAGGAGAAACAAATGA
- a CDS encoding ribulose-phosphate 3-epimerase yields the protein MGLNYYQIKKNVRKARKLVIQGTTAAGSGHPGGSFSMAEIVGVILFKYLRHDPKNPQWEERDKLILSKGHAAPGLFSNLAVAGYFDESELLTLRKFGSKLQGHPDLKCPGVEFCGGSLGIGLSFSIGSAMAAKIDGKDTRIFTIMGDGETDEGQVWEAAMTGSKYKVDNLTAILDRNFIQQDSYTEKVMPLDEELVGDNLSEMWKDASRWKTGDKWRSFGWNVIEIDGHRIEQIDNAIKKATSTKGLPSIIIARTIKGKGVEHMEDNPQWHGKAADPDIAPIIDTELDCQFMIAPSIIAGDMSNLENEVKRCIHGRADYIHLDVMDGQFVPNKTFDYTKIKELRPLTVIPFDTHLMINDPGKQIKNYVDAGSDIITVHAEVCDESSFGEIYDYLKQNQVGVGLAINPDTHIPNWSYKFLPTLDQLIVMSVVPGKSGQKYIESTHEKMNQINSVLQQNNFQGYIEADGGVTLDNIGSCFNDGARVFVGGSAIIGQQDVRGVITEFRNATLLARRKLLLKKANDLGGTDLVKKWIDLHKIGEKKQQLMKIATEAGFL from the coding sequence ATGGGCCTAAATTATTATCAAATCAAAAAAAACGTTAGAAAGGCCCGAAAACTTGTCATTCAAGGTACAACTGCTGCTGGTTCAGGACATCCAGGAGGTTCTTTCTCTATGGCAGAAATTGTAGGTGTGATTTTATTCAAGTATTTACGTCATGATCCAAAAAACCCACAATGGGAAGAACGAGATAAACTGATTTTATCAAAAGGTCACGCAGCACCTGGTTTATTCTCTAATTTGGCTGTAGCAGGATATTTCGATGAATCTGAATTACTGACTCTAAGAAAATTTGGAAGCAAACTACAGGGACATCCTGACTTAAAATGCCCTGGCGTAGAATTTTGTGGTGGTTCTTTAGGAATAGGACTGTCATTTTCGATTGGATCAGCAATGGCTGCTAAAATTGATGGAAAGGATACTAGGATTTTTACAATTATGGGTGATGGGGAAACAGATGAAGGACAAGTATGGGAGGCTGCAATGACTGGTTCAAAATACAAGGTTGATAATCTGACTGCCATTTTAGATCGTAATTTTATCCAACAGGATTCTTACACAGAAAAAGTTATGCCACTTGATGAAGAATTAGTTGGTGATAACCTTTCTGAGATGTGGAAAGATGCATCAAGATGGAAAACCGGTGATAAATGGCGTTCATTTGGATGGAATGTTATTGAGATTGATGGACACCGTATTGAACAAATTGACAATGCGATAAAAAAAGCAACTTCAACCAAAGGATTGCCCTCAATTATCATTGCAAGAACTATCAAAGGAAAAGGTGTAGAGCATATGGAGGATAACCCGCAATGGCATGGCAAAGCAGCAGATCCTGACATTGCACCAATAATTGATACAGAACTCGATTGTCAATTTATGATAGCACCATCAATTATTGCAGGAGATATGTCTAATTTAGAAAACGAAGTGAAAAGATGCATTCATGGCAGAGCTGATTACATTCACCTAGATGTCATGGATGGACAATTTGTACCAAACAAGACCTTTGATTATACAAAAATTAAAGAACTGCGTCCATTAACGGTGATTCCTTTTGACACTCATTTGATGATTAATGATCCAGGAAAACAAATCAAAAATTATGTTGATGCTGGTAGTGATATTATCACTGTTCATGCAGAAGTATGTGATGAATCAAGTTTTGGTGAAATTTATGATTATCTAAAACAAAATCAAGTTGGAGTTGGACTTGCCATTAACCCAGATACTCATATTCCAAATTGGTCTTACAAATTTCTACCTACACTAGATCAACTAATAGTCATGTCTGTTGTACCCGGAAAATCAGGTCAAAAGTATATTGAATCAACCCATGAAAAAATGAATCAAATCAACTCTGTTTTACAACAAAATAATTTTCAAGGCTATATTGAGGCTGATGGTGGCGTCACTTTAGACAATATTGGCTCCTGTTTTAATGATGGCGCTCGAGTTTTTGTAGGTGGCAGTGCAATAATTGGGCAACAAGATGTTCGTGGAGTTATAACAGAATTTAGAAATGCAACATTACTAGCAAGAAGAAAACTTTTACTAAAAAAAGCAAATGACCTAGGTGGAACAGACCTTGTCAAAAAATGGATAGATCTTCATAAAATTGGAGAAAAGAAACAACAGTTAATGAAAATTGCAACGGAGGCAGGCTTCCTATGA